Part of the Notamacropus eugenii isolate mMacEug1 chromosome 5, mMacEug1.pri_v2, whole genome shotgun sequence genome is shown below.
CCTGTCAGGGAGGCACGCATGCGTCCTGCCTCCTACCGCCACAAATCCCAGCTGCCCCAGCGGTGACGGGGAAAGCGGCGAACATGGCGGGCAGTGAGTGCGGGTGTCCGCGGCCGGCAGGGGTTCGGGGGTCCGCGCGGTGGGGAGGGGTGGGCAGGGGCGGCGCGCACAGCCCCGGAGCGGGAGGTGGGGCCCGCGGGCCCCGAGCCGGGCGCAGTCAGAGGTCACGCGCGGGCAAGGGGGTGCTGCGTGGCCCCCACTGTAGGGGTCAAGATCGCGGACGGCGGGGTCAGGGGTCGCGGAGGGGTGAGGTCTAGCCGCGGCGGAGTTCAAAGGTCTGTTCCCTGCCAGGATGGGGCCGGTTCCTGAAGGAAGCCTGGGCCAAGGAGCCGGTGCTGACCGTGTCCTTCGCCATCGGCACCCTGGGTGAGCCGCGCTTCCCGGGCTGGGGAGGGTCAGCTGGGGTCAAGGTCACAGGCGGGGGGAGGGGCGGTCTTTGCCGGAGCTCGGGGCATGTGTGGTCCGACGGCCGCAGGGGGAAGGGATCCCCGGCCCTGATCCTGCCCCCCCTTGCAGCTCTGCTCGTGCCCACCCTCAGCCCCTCTACCAAGTACGCAGGCATGATCAACCGCGCGACCCCTTACAACTATCCCGGTGAGtggtctccttccttcttccccacccctagCTCCCCCTCGGAagcgggggggggaggggatgcgAACGGGACCGCCGGCCCTCTGGAGGGAGGCACGGTGGGGGGGCCAGAAAGGGGACTGGCCACTgagtctccttccttcttccccacccctagtTCCTGTCCGAGATGATGGCAACATGCCTGACATCCCCAGTCACCCCCAGGATCCCCAGGGGCCTTCCCTCCAGTGGCTGAAGAATCTGTGAATCCTCCatgtttcccctcccccaaataaacGTTCTGTCTTCTCCTGGAGTCTCCAGAGGGGCTGCACGGGAGGCCAGAGAGGGGAGGCAAAGCTTTATTGAGGGGTAATGTCAAAGGGAGGACTGGCTAGGCTGGGGTAGGAGAGGAGTTTGTCTGGGCCTCGGGCTACCCATCCCGGGGTGAGGGCCTCATCGGGCTCAAAGCCAAAGTCGTCTTCGACCTTGatctaaaggaaaagaaagtgggtGAGGTTGATTCCTAAGAAAACACTTTTGCCACCCTTTTCCCCCATCTCTATATGCTTACCTGGCCTGGGCCCAGCTCTGGGGTTAGCAACACCCCACCTCGGCGTCCATCCCGGGGGGCCCTTCGCCTCTTTTTTCCACTGGGACCTTCCCCAGGTGGGGGACTGCTGGGCTCAGGGGGCCGCCGAGGGGGAGGTGACAGGCTTTCCTTTTCTGGTGGCTCATTCTCTGCATTTCCTGGGGTGGTGGCATCGGGACCTTGGCTGCCCTCATCCTAGAGTGGGACCAAAGCAAGAACCACGTGTTGATCCCTTCTGTGACCACATCGTCTTCACCCCTGGACCCCAGGATTCCAGCCCAAGGTCTCACCTCCAGCACAATAGTGAACTGGCTCTTCCGGTAGTCATCCCCATAGGAATCCAGGACTCTCATAAGAAACCTGGGACAGAGACAGGAGAAGCCTCCTGAAATGGAGATGTTGGAGAAGCCAGGATTCGAGTCCTAGTTGATCAGACTGATCTCATTGTCTCTCCACCCAGATGCTGTATGTGGCACATGTaattctgtcttcccttctacaACTTCAGTCTTGCTCTGGCTGTTCATGGACCCACTCTTCTCTGAGGATGGAAACCTTAGGGTCCTCTCTGTGGTGTAGCCTTCCTCTTTGCCCTGGTTACCAGCCCCATTATCCAAATCTTCAGTTCaggggggtggggaacctgcagcctgcaggccacatggggccttaaggatttgttctataaaatgtggattcAGTTAGAAGGCCAAGCTTAAGGGCTTAGGAAGCCGAAGTTTCCCTACCCCTGTTCCAGTTGGTCCTAGAATACTGGCCATGTTGTATCTAGTACCCTCAGATGAAGTTCCATCTACTTGGCATATAGcacctctcccattagaatgtgccCGTGCCCCCTCTTGAGGGTAATGACTTTTTgcttttatccccagtgcttatcgTACTGaccagcacatagtaagaacttaataaatgcttgctgactgagaTAAGTAAAAACAAGGCAATTTGGAAGGGATGCTCAAACGGGAGGGAGGTAGAATTTAGAAGGGGCATCGGTGCTTTATCTTGAAGGAAGGTAAAGATTCTAAGAAAAGAGAGCATTCCCAGAATGTACTGAGgcaggagaaaaagggagaggggtaTAAGGGAGCATAGAGTGTTTCTAGGGAAGTAACGTGAACTTACTGGAGAAGCAGGTAGGGGCCCACATGTTGGAGGGGGGCTTTTAATACAGGCTGAGGAGCAGTGGGAACGAGAAGCCATATAATTATCTCCTAGCAGGGAATTTACTTAGAAGTGTTTGAGGAATATTAATCTGTCTAACTTACTCCACAGGCAGAGAGCTTATAGTTTTATCTTTTTGGAAATTGAAGATCAGACAAAGGCTTAAAATCCCCTTTTTCACTCTGCCTCTATCCCAAAGTTCTGGCAAAGGAGACTTTCCAGCCTCTGACTTTGTCCTTAGATTCCCCCCACCATTCCCTGGTCCAGCTTTCAACCTCACCTTCGCTCTTGCCTGAGCCTCCTGGTGATTCTCTGTACCTGGTGAAGTCTGTTCAAGACCCGCTCATTCACCTGAGGAATTCACAGAAAGGATCAGACCAGAGAGggttcctcctccccacctcccccattcCCTTGGTCTTCCCTCAGGTGTGATGGGGCATCCCACAACCATTTATAATAACATTTTAGTCCAAGAAATAGGGCAATGTTTCAGAGTCATTTAGTGCAATGACGTCCTTTCACAAAGGGAAACGGCTCTAGGGACATAATTTGGTGATGAGGCGAAGAGTCACCAATCTGACCATCTCCGTGGGATGGTGTAAGGCTTGGGGCAGTCACACAAGGAGACACGGGATCCAGGAGGCAGGCTACAGGATGGGAGACGTGGATGCAGAGCTGTGGAGGGTCTGGAGGCAAACAGCAAGACTGCTCTCATCTCCCCAGTGTCGGAA
Proteins encoded:
- the NDUFA3 gene encoding NADH dehydrogenase [ubiquinone] 1 alpha subcomplex subunit 3; amino-acid sequence: MRAEKKIRCADAHDERGACQGGTHASCLLPPQIPAAPAVTGKAANMAGRWGRFLKEAWAKEPVLTVSFAIGTLALLVPTLSPSTKYAGMINRATPYNYPVPVRDDGNMPDIPSHPQDPQGPSLQWLKNL
- the TFPT gene encoding TCF3 fusion partner, whose protein sequence is MLQLLKRGRTGVTSASADWLHGRTNKSRRRRPARRGGPSVAEGQPRGPPAVLQAGAMAGVGFEEFSAPPGSELALPPLFGGHILESELETEVEFVGGALGGPGLREREEEEEAARGRRRRQRELSRRKYQALGRRCREIEQVNERVLNRLHQVQRITRRLRQERRFLMRVLDSYGDDYRKSQFTIVLEDEGSQGPDATTPGNAENEPPEKESLSPPPRRPPEPSSPPPGEGPSGKKRRRAPRDGRRGGVLLTPELGPGQIKVEDDFGFEPDEALTPGWVARGPDKLLSYPSLASPPFDITPQ